Proteins co-encoded in one Nonomuraea helvata genomic window:
- a CDS encoding CCA tRNA nucleotidyltransferase, with amino-acid sequence MTDLFRKIAPVADELGRLFAAQGHELALVGGPVRDLLLGRIGNDLDLTTDARPERVLEIVRDWADSVWTIGIDFGTVGLRKGSWLIEVTTYRSESYDPKSRKPEVMYGETLEEDLERRDFAVNAMAVRLPGHEFVDPYGGLDDLRAKVLRTPGTPEQSFGDDPLRMLRAARFASQLGFHVDEQAVAAMTEMAERIEIVSAERIRDELDKLICGANPREGLRLLVETGLAAHVLPELPKLRLEIDEHHRHKDVYEHTLTVLDQAIAQEEDGKPDRPLRWAALLHDIGKPKTRRHEPGGRVSFHHHEVVGAQMTKKRMTELKFPKDVVSDVARLVELHLRFHGYGTGEWTDSAVRRYVRDAGHLLDRLHKLTRADCTTRNKRKAAALSRTYDSLEERISRLAEEEELAKIRPELDGNEIQRVLGIGPGPVVGRAYKFLLDLRLDKGMIGKEAATEALTEWARSNGVGG; translated from the coding sequence CTCGACCTGACCACGGACGCCCGCCCCGAGCGGGTGCTGGAGATCGTCAGGGACTGGGCCGACTCCGTGTGGACGATCGGCATCGACTTCGGCACCGTGGGGCTGCGCAAGGGCAGCTGGCTGATCGAGGTGACGACGTACCGGAGCGAGTCGTACGACCCGAAGTCGCGCAAACCCGAGGTCATGTACGGCGAGACGCTCGAGGAGGACCTGGAGCGGCGCGACTTCGCGGTCAACGCGATGGCCGTGCGCCTGCCCGGGCACGAGTTCGTCGATCCCTACGGCGGGCTCGACGACCTGCGGGCCAAGGTGCTGCGCACCCCGGGCACCCCCGAGCAGTCCTTCGGCGACGACCCGCTGCGCATGCTGCGGGCCGCCAGGTTCGCCTCGCAGCTCGGGTTCCACGTGGACGAGCAGGCCGTGGCGGCGATGACCGAGATGGCCGAGCGCATCGAGATCGTCTCGGCCGAGCGCATCCGCGACGAGCTCGACAAGCTCATCTGCGGTGCCAACCCGCGCGAGGGCCTGCGGCTGCTCGTCGAGACCGGGCTGGCCGCGCACGTGCTGCCCGAGCTGCCCAAGCTCCGCCTGGAGATCGACGAGCACCACCGCCACAAGGACGTCTACGAGCACACGCTGACCGTGCTCGACCAGGCCATCGCGCAGGAGGAGGACGGTAAGCCCGACCGGCCCCTGCGCTGGGCGGCGCTCCTGCACGACATCGGCAAGCCGAAGACGCGCCGCCACGAGCCGGGCGGGCGGGTGTCGTTCCACCACCACGAGGTGGTCGGCGCGCAGATGACCAAGAAGCGCATGACGGAGCTGAAGTTCCCCAAGGACGTGGTGTCGGACGTGGCGCGGCTGGTGGAGCTGCACCTGCGCTTCCACGGCTACGGCACGGGGGAGTGGACCGACAGCGCCGTACGCCGTTACGTGCGAGACGCCGGTCACCTGCTGGACCGGCTGCACAAGCTGACCAGGGCCGACTGCACCACGCGCAACAAGCGCAAGGCGGCGGCTCTGTCACGCACCTACGACAGCCTCGAAGAGCGCATCTCCAGGCTCGCCGAGGAGGAGGAGCTGGCCAAGATCCGCCCTGAGCTGGACGGCAACGAGATCCAGCGCGTCCTCGGCATCGGTCCCGGGCCGGTGGTGGGGCGGGCCTACAAGTTCCTGCTCGACCTCAGGCTCGACAAGGGCATGATCGGCAAGGAGGCGGCTACCGAGGCGTTGACGGAGTGGGCTCGGTCGAACGGCGTTGGCGGATGA
- a CDS encoding MFS transporter — MSFVADLRVVLRGRDFRRLFATRLISQFSDGIFQFGVTGFAFFSPESQTTALEVAAGLAVLLLPYSVLGPFVGVFIDRWSRRQILVVAPIVRGALLLVTAGLVAADVPDPVFYAAALGVLGVNRFFLSALGASLPHVVPADRLMAANAVVPTSGTVLTFVGAGVGFLLREVFGGADRGVALLLVASGVVFGLSALVARTMARDLLGPQYDPRKPQAREAMRNVLIGLVDGAGHLVRHRVAAATVGAMAAHRFLYGMATALGIILYRYYFTDGDPEAALRGVSLVVATSGFGYFLAVIITPYATARFTITRWVSIALSAAGVLTAALVLPFQEWGLPAAGFVLGVAGQSVKICADTTVQRDVEDIYLGRAFSIYDMLFNGMYVLAAALAAVILPANGKSYLAVAIISVGYPVAAVVYRMIIRQRRSTEPTPSTPR; from the coding sequence GTGTCGTTCGTCGCCGACCTACGTGTCGTCCTGCGGGGGAGAGATTTCCGCCGGTTGTTCGCCACCCGGCTGATCTCCCAGTTCTCCGACGGGATCTTCCAGTTCGGCGTGACGGGGTTCGCCTTCTTCAGCCCCGAGAGCCAGACGACCGCGCTCGAGGTGGCCGCGGGGCTGGCCGTGCTGCTGCTGCCGTACAGCGTGCTCGGGCCCTTCGTCGGCGTGTTCATCGACCGCTGGTCACGACGGCAGATCCTGGTGGTCGCGCCCATTGTGCGCGGCGCGCTCCTGCTGGTGACGGCGGGGCTGGTGGCCGCCGACGTGCCGGATCCGGTGTTCTACGCGGCGGCGCTCGGGGTGCTGGGAGTCAACAGGTTCTTCCTGTCCGCGCTCGGCGCCTCACTGCCGCACGTGGTGCCGGCCGACCGGCTGATGGCGGCCAACGCGGTCGTCCCCACCTCCGGCACCGTGCTGACGTTCGTGGGCGCGGGCGTGGGGTTCCTGCTGCGCGAGGTGTTCGGCGGCGCGGACCGGGGCGTCGCGCTGCTGCTGGTGGCCTCCGGCGTGGTGTTCGGGCTGAGCGCGCTGGTGGCCAGGACGATGGCACGCGACCTGCTCGGCCCCCAGTACGACCCCAGGAAGCCGCAGGCGCGCGAGGCCATGCGCAACGTGCTGATCGGGCTTGTGGACGGCGCAGGGCACCTCGTACGCCACCGCGTGGCCGCCGCCACCGTGGGGGCGATGGCCGCGCACCGCTTCCTCTACGGCATGGCGACCGCGCTCGGCATCATCCTCTACCGCTACTACTTCACCGACGGCGACCCCGAGGCCGCCCTGCGCGGGGTCAGCCTGGTCGTGGCCACGTCCGGCTTCGGCTACTTCCTCGCCGTGATCATCACCCCGTACGCGACCGCGCGGTTCACGATCACGCGGTGGGTGTCGATCGCGCTGTCGGCGGCCGGGGTGCTGACGGCCGCGCTGGTGCTGCCGTTCCAGGAGTGGGGGCTGCCGGCGGCCGGGTTCGTGCTCGGGGTGGCCGGGCAGAGCGTCAAGATCTGCGCCGACACCACGGTCCAGCGCGACGTCGAGGACATCTACCTGGGCCGCGCGTTCTCCATCTACGACATGCTCTTCAACGGCATGTACGTGCTGGCCGCGGCCCTGGCGGCGGTGATCCTGCCCGCCAACGGCAAGTCCTACCTCGCCGTCGCGATCATCTCCGTCGGCTACCCCGTGGCGGCCGTCGTCTACCGGATGATCATCCGCCAACGCCGTTCGACCGAGCCCACTCCGTCAACGCCTCGGTAG
- the idi gene encoding isopentenyl-diphosphate Delta-isomerase: MTIEEHVVLVDSAGHALGTAPKTEVHGRETPLHLAFSSYVFDHEGRVLLTRRADRKVTWPGIWTNSCCGHPLPGEPVDRAVERRLSYELGLAVKSIDLMLPTFAYRAVMANGIVEHELCPVYRVTVSSPVVPNPEEVGETRWMPWKDFTEGVLNGLLAISPWCREQVPLLDELGSDPTSWEPASPSELPPAARL; encoded by the coding sequence GTGACGATTGAGGAACACGTTGTGCTGGTCGACAGCGCCGGCCATGCACTCGGCACCGCGCCCAAGACCGAGGTGCACGGTCGCGAGACGCCCCTTCACCTGGCGTTCTCCAGCTATGTCTTCGACCACGAAGGCCGCGTGCTGCTCACCAGACGGGCGGACCGCAAGGTCACCTGGCCGGGGATCTGGACCAACAGCTGCTGCGGCCACCCGCTGCCGGGCGAGCCGGTGGACCGGGCGGTCGAGCGCCGGCTCTCCTACGAGCTGGGGCTCGCGGTGAAGAGCATCGACCTGATGCTGCCGACCTTCGCCTACCGCGCCGTCATGGCCAACGGGATCGTCGAGCACGAGCTCTGCCCGGTCTACCGGGTCACGGTCTCCTCGCCCGTCGTGCCCAACCCCGAGGAGGTGGGGGAGACGCGGTGGATGCCGTGGAAGGACTTCACCGAGGGGGTGCTGAACGGGCTGCTGGCGATCTCGCCCTGGTGCCGGGAGCAGGTGCCGCTGCTCGACGAGCTCGGCTCCGACCCGACGTCCTGGGAGCCTGCCTCGCCGTCCGAGCTGCCCCCTGCGGCACGCCTGTAG
- a CDS encoding inositol-3-phosphate synthase: MGSVRVAIVGVGNCASSLVQGVHYYKDADPDVRVPGLMHVKFGDYHVGDVEFVAAFDVDAKKVGRDLSEAIVASENNTIKICDVPPTGVTVQRGHTFDGLGEYYREIVEESDEAPVDVVQVLRDNQVDVLVSYLPVGSEEADRFYAQCAIDAGVAFVNALPVFIASDPVWAEKFTEAGVPIVGDDIKSQVGATITHRVLAKLFEDRGVELLRTYQLNFGGNMDFMNMLERKRLQSKKISKTQSVTSQIPHEMGKADVHIGPSDHVPWLDDRKWAYVRLEGRSFGDTPLNLEYKLEVWDSPNSAGIIIDAVRAAKIALDRGIGGPILSASSYFMKSPPEQYSDDEAREYVEKFIRGEVER, from the coding sequence ATGGGTTCGGTTCGCGTGGCCATTGTCGGTGTCGGCAACTGCGCGTCGTCGCTGGTCCAGGGCGTTCACTACTACAAGGACGCCGACCCGGACGTACGGGTCCCTGGCCTGATGCACGTGAAGTTCGGCGACTACCACGTCGGCGACGTCGAGTTCGTCGCGGCGTTCGACGTGGATGCCAAGAAGGTCGGCCGGGACCTGTCTGAGGCGATCGTCGCCAGCGAGAACAACACGATCAAGATCTGCGACGTGCCCCCCACGGGGGTGACGGTCCAGCGCGGCCATACCTTCGACGGCCTGGGTGAGTACTACCGGGAGATCGTCGAGGAGTCCGACGAGGCGCCCGTCGACGTGGTCCAGGTGCTCCGTGACAACCAGGTCGACGTCCTGGTCTCCTACCTGCCGGTGGGTTCGGAGGAGGCGGACCGCTTCTACGCGCAGTGCGCCATCGACGCCGGTGTCGCCTTCGTGAACGCGCTGCCGGTCTTCATCGCCTCCGACCCGGTGTGGGCGGAGAAGTTCACCGAGGCCGGCGTGCCGATCGTCGGTGACGACATCAAGTCGCAGGTCGGCGCCACGATCACGCACCGCGTGCTGGCCAAGCTGTTCGAGGACCGCGGGGTGGAGCTGCTGCGCACGTACCAGCTCAACTTCGGCGGCAACATGGACTTCATGAACATGCTGGAGCGCAAGCGGCTCCAGTCGAAGAAGATCTCCAAGACGCAGTCGGTCACCTCGCAGATCCCGCACGAGATGGGCAAGGCCGACGTGCACATCGGGCCGTCGGACCATGTGCCGTGGCTGGACGACCGCAAGTGGGCGTACGTGCGGCTCGAAGGGCGCTCGTTCGGCGACACGCCGCTCAACCTCGAGTACAAGCTCGAGGTCTGGGACTCGCCCAACTCGGCGGGGATCATCATCGACGCGGTGCGGGCGGCCAAGATCGCCCTCGACCGCGGGATCGGAGGTCCCATCCTCTCGGCTTCCTCGTACTTCATGAAGTCGCCGCCGGAGCAGTACTCGGACGACGAGGCCCGGGAGTACGTCGAGAAGTTCATCCGGGGCGAGGTCGAGCGCTGA
- a CDS encoding PadR family transcriptional regulator, translating to MGGGQGRVLELAVLGSLHETPLHGYELRKRLNALLGMFRAFSYGSLYPCLRSLLTQGLIAEEQPAPATIVGGRSKIVYKLTAEGKERLQELLTQAGPSAWEDESFGVHFAFFRHTEAEVRLRILEGRRSRLEERLDAVRTALARTRERLDSYTLELQRHGLESVEREVRWLNELIATERRASSEERPEGDTTSTDE from the coding sequence GTGGGCGGCGGACAGGGCAGGGTCTTGGAACTGGCCGTGCTCGGGTCACTGCACGAGACTCCGCTACACGGCTATGAGCTGCGCAAACGGCTCAACGCCCTGCTGGGGATGTTCCGCGCGTTCTCCTACGGTTCGCTGTACCCCTGTCTGCGGTCACTTCTGACTCAGGGCCTCATCGCGGAGGAGCAGCCCGCTCCTGCCACGATCGTCGGCGGCCGGTCGAAGATCGTTTACAAGCTGACCGCCGAAGGCAAGGAACGGCTGCAAGAACTGCTGACGCAGGCCGGTCCTTCCGCCTGGGAGGACGAGAGCTTCGGTGTGCACTTCGCGTTCTTCCGCCACACCGAGGCAGAGGTCCGCCTGCGCATCCTCGAAGGGCGCCGCAGCCGGTTGGAGGAGCGGCTCGACGCGGTGCGCACGGCGCTGGCGCGCACCAGGGAGCGTCTCGACAGTTACACGCTCGAGCTGCAGCGTCATGGGCTCGAGTCGGTCGAGCGCGAGGTGCGCTGGCTGAACGAGCTGATCGCAACAGAGCGTCGGGCCTCGTCTGAGGAGAGGCCCGAAGGAGATACCACGTCAACTGATGAGTAA
- a CDS encoding DUF5318 family protein, with translation MWSQRRVVDYGLAKRAVVRSLRAGRSSRGDVCDAQPYLLRAARYFGEPTERLCPVCERENVTNVTYVYGDSLGRHAGEAKVASELIAMAHDYDEFRVYVVEVCQGCSWNHLTVSYVLGNGPPDPAGQA, from the coding sequence ATGTGGTCACAGCGAAGGGTGGTGGATTACGGCCTGGCGAAACGGGCGGTGGTCCGCTCTCTACGCGCGGGGCGATCCTCGCGCGGCGATGTCTGTGACGCACAGCCGTACCTCCTTCGCGCGGCGCGCTATTTCGGCGAGCCGACCGAACGCCTCTGCCCGGTCTGCGAGAGGGAGAACGTCACCAACGTGACCTATGTCTACGGCGATTCGCTTGGACGGCATGCCGGTGAGGCAAAGGTCGCGTCAGAACTCATCGCAATGGCTCATGATTACGATGAGTTCCGGGTGTACGTGGTCGAGGTCTGCCAAGGTTGTTCCTGGAACCACCTGACGGTTTCGTACGTCCTTGGCAACGGACCGCCTGATCCAGCCGGCCAAGCGTGA
- a CDS encoding transglycosylase domain-containing protein has translation MAAQPYDESPGRGDQPPPRSRARQDPRTLSNQETIVSDAPRRSRRRGEGGPPEPPGPPTEKGGKGGWRRFIPSWKIVVAGVVVLAAGLFGMIMIAYANTPVPDAEQAKAEALAEQSTIYYRDGKEIAKLGTKREIVPISKMAQTVRDAAVAIENKTFYEDSGISISGMARALYMTATGQQLQGASTITQQMASNYYDGLNREVSLKRKVLEIFVAVKLNDKLSKDDILQNYLNTVNFGRAYGVEAAAKAYFGDSVTAAKLTPEQGAYLAARIQQPNWEPDAPALKVRWNTTIKYMAEQWPDRYGQLPQTAKWPKLRKDSNENELGGLKGYMVMQVLEELKQRGLTPDAVRSGGYHITSTFDRKLMLAAKEAVQSTTRSMSKEYHAGLAAVDPKKGRILAFYGGSNYVKDPFNEPFDAKKQAASAFKPYVLAAWLQAGYSLKSYVPGNETVPKEIPGIQKEGIRNSHNVGQSIDVIKATAQSVNTAYVSMAFALPGKIDEVKNLVESAGFNQDRMEADVKEHSYQFAIGSAPVSAVEQAAGYSIFANGGKYTKYHVVQEVRRGKQVVYPEQRASKQVVDPGVAADATVAMQEVLRSGTAAGQGLGNRPAAGKTGTNNNEKEAWFVGYTPQISAAVGFYREQCKTKKGTVVQPINSSCPETPRGKPSTKYNRDNPYSRAYEVSLGFEGAGPPTATWHKFMTLAHEGLPIEQFPKRAEIGVPENIVPSPTPTPKPTEDDPFDTGDDPLGDQGNQDCFVNPCNDDVTPTEEPTIDDGGDDTGFPQTANGDVAGGNNGNGHGNGNGGGRLPAPKPTGWASMSRSEER, from the coding sequence ATGGCGGCGCAGCCGTACGACGAGTCGCCCGGACGCGGCGACCAGCCGCCGCCGCGCTCGCGCGCCCGCCAGGACCCGCGCACGCTGAGTAACCAGGAGACGATCGTCAGCGACGCGCCGCGGCGCTCGCGCAGGCGGGGCGAGGGCGGGCCTCCCGAACCCCCGGGGCCGCCGACCGAGAAGGGCGGCAAGGGCGGCTGGCGCAGGTTCATACCGAGCTGGAAGATCGTCGTGGCCGGGGTCGTGGTGCTCGCGGCCGGCCTCTTCGGCATGATCATGATCGCGTACGCCAACACGCCGGTGCCGGACGCCGAGCAGGCCAAGGCCGAGGCGCTCGCAGAGCAGAGCACCATCTACTACCGGGACGGCAAAGAGATCGCCAAGCTCGGCACGAAGCGCGAGATCGTTCCGATCTCGAAGATGGCCCAGACGGTCAGGGACGCCGCGGTGGCCATCGAGAACAAGACGTTCTACGAGGACTCCGGCATCTCCATCTCCGGCATGGCCCGCGCGCTCTACATGACCGCGACCGGGCAGCAGCTGCAGGGCGCCTCGACGATCACCCAGCAGATGGCCAGTAACTACTACGACGGCCTCAACAGGGAAGTCTCCCTCAAGCGCAAGGTCTTGGAGATCTTCGTCGCGGTCAAGCTCAACGACAAGCTGTCCAAGGACGACATCCTCCAGAACTACCTGAACACCGTCAACTTCGGCCGGGCCTACGGCGTCGAGGCCGCCGCCAAGGCGTACTTCGGTGACAGCGTCACGGCCGCGAAGCTGACTCCCGAGCAGGGTGCCTATCTCGCCGCGCGCATCCAGCAGCCCAACTGGGAGCCTGACGCCCCCGCGCTCAAGGTTCGCTGGAACACCACCATCAAGTACATGGCCGAGCAGTGGCCCGACAGGTACGGCCAGCTTCCGCAGACCGCCAAGTGGCCCAAGCTTCGCAAGGACAGCAACGAGAACGAGCTCGGCGGGCTCAAGGGCTACATGGTGATGCAGGTCCTCGAGGAGTTGAAGCAGCGCGGTCTCACTCCCGACGCGGTCAGGAGCGGCGGCTACCACATCACCTCGACCTTCGACCGGAAGCTCATGCTGGCCGCCAAGGAGGCGGTGCAGAGCACGACCCGTAGCATGAGCAAGGAGTACCACGCGGGGCTGGCGGCCGTTGACCCGAAGAAGGGCCGGATCCTGGCGTTCTACGGCGGCAGCAACTACGTCAAGGACCCGTTCAACGAGCCCTTCGACGCCAAGAAGCAGGCCGCCTCCGCGTTCAAGCCGTACGTGCTGGCGGCCTGGCTGCAGGCCGGTTACTCGCTCAAGAGCTACGTGCCGGGCAACGAGACGGTGCCGAAGGAGATCCCCGGCATCCAGAAGGAAGGCATCAGGAACAGCCACAACGTCGGCCAATCCATCGATGTGATCAAGGCCACCGCCCAGTCGGTCAACACGGCGTACGTGTCGATGGCATTCGCGCTGCCCGGCAAGATCGATGAAGTGAAGAACCTCGTCGAGTCGGCCGGGTTCAACCAGGACCGCATGGAAGCGGACGTCAAGGAGCACAGCTACCAGTTCGCCATCGGCAGCGCTCCGGTGAGCGCGGTCGAGCAGGCCGCCGGCTACTCCATCTTCGCCAACGGCGGCAAGTACACCAAGTACCACGTGGTGCAGGAAGTCAGGCGGGGCAAGCAGGTCGTCTACCCCGAGCAGCGGGCCTCCAAGCAGGTCGTCGATCCCGGTGTCGCCGCCGACGCCACGGTGGCCATGCAGGAGGTGCTGCGCAGCGGCACCGCGGCGGGCCAGGGCCTGGGCAACCGGCCGGCCGCCGGCAAGACCGGCACGAACAACAATGAGAAAGAGGCCTGGTTCGTCGGCTACACGCCGCAGATCTCCGCCGCTGTCGGGTTCTACCGCGAGCAGTGCAAGACGAAGAAGGGCACGGTCGTTCAGCCCATCAACTCCAGCTGCCCGGAGACGCCCCGCGGCAAGCCGAGCACGAAGTACAACAGGGACAACCCCTACTCGAGGGCGTACGAGGTGTCCCTGGGCTTCGAGGGCGCCGGTCCGCCCACGGCCACCTGGCACAAGTTCATGACGCTCGCCCACGAGGGCCTGCCCATCGAGCAGTTCCCGAAGAGGGCCGAGATCGGGGTGCCCGAGAACATCGTGCCGAGCCCGACACCCACGCCGAAGCCGACCGAGGACGACCCGTTCGACACCGGCGACGACCCGCTGGGCGACCAGGGCAACCAGGACTGCTTCGTCAACCCGTGCAACGACGACGTCACCCCCACAGAGGAGCCCACCATCGACGACGGCGGCGATGACACCGGGTTCCCGCAGACCGCCAACGGTGACGTGGCCGGCGGCAACAACGGCAACGGTCACGGCAACGGCAACGGTGGTGGCCGCCTGCCCGCGCCGAAGCCCACGGGGTGGGCGTCGATGTCCAGGTCCGAGGAACGGTGA